A part of Myxococcus landrumus genomic DNA contains:
- a CDS encoding polysaccharide deacetylase family protein, protein MSLSRREFVTHAVAGAAVATTATSAASSPPRRPRREERWPNGARLAISISMQFEAGAQPERGASGPFPAIDSRYPDLPTATWYEYGFKEGLPRLLDVFERQGVKVTSHMVGAAVDKNPALAREIVQRGHEAAAHGQTWTPQFSMTREEERASYEANIQSILRATGTRPVGFNAFWMRGTPQTLPLLQELGFLYHIDDVSRDEPFLVPVAGKPFVVVPYTLGLNDIVLFEERHFSADQFASELRLEFDALLAESATRRRMMSISVHDRIGGRPARARVLEEFIAYAKRQPGVWFARKDELARIALDSPLTPREGSLATPATEP, encoded by the coding sequence ATGTCCCTGTCCCGTCGGGAGTTCGTCACCCACGCCGTGGCTGGCGCCGCCGTCGCCACGACGGCCACTTCTGCTGCCTCCTCACCGCCGAGGCGTCCGCGTCGCGAGGAGCGCTGGCCCAATGGCGCGCGTCTGGCCATCTCCATCTCCATGCAGTTCGAGGCGGGCGCGCAGCCGGAGCGAGGCGCCAGCGGCCCCTTCCCAGCCATCGACTCGCGCTACCCGGACCTGCCCACCGCCACCTGGTACGAGTACGGCTTCAAGGAAGGACTCCCTCGGCTGCTGGACGTGTTCGAGCGCCAGGGCGTCAAGGTGACGTCACACATGGTGGGCGCGGCCGTGGACAAGAACCCCGCGCTCGCCCGGGAAATCGTCCAGCGAGGCCACGAGGCCGCCGCGCATGGCCAGACGTGGACGCCGCAGTTCTCCATGACGCGAGAAGAGGAGCGCGCCTCCTACGAGGCCAACATCCAGAGCATCCTGCGCGCCACCGGGACGCGGCCCGTGGGCTTCAATGCCTTCTGGATGCGAGGCACGCCCCAGACACTCCCGCTGCTCCAGGAGCTGGGCTTCCTCTACCACATCGACGACGTCAGCCGGGACGAGCCCTTCCTCGTCCCCGTGGCGGGCAAGCCCTTCGTCGTCGTCCCCTACACGCTGGGCCTCAACGACATCGTCCTCTTCGAGGAGCGCCACTTCAGCGCGGACCAGTTCGCCAGCGAGCTACGGCTGGAGTTCGACGCGCTCCTCGCCGAGTCCGCCACGCGCCGCCGGATGATGTCCATCAGCGTCCATGACCGCATCGGGGGCCGCCCCGCCCGGGCTCGAGTCCTGGAGGAGTTCATCGCCTACGCGAAGCGTCAGCCGGGGGTGTGGTTCGCGCGCAAGGACGAGCTGGCGCGCATCGCGCTCGACAGCCCGCTCACGCCGCGCGAGGGCTCCCTGGCCACCCCTGCCACCGAGCCCTGA
- a CDS encoding esterase/lipase family protein, translating into MKQQPTLFLAVMALGFLGVAAPAQAAEKTTYPVVFAHGLGGFDDILGYDYWGDDYGTFVGDPCDGFLETTCNGDLDSGQRTFAAAVQPVQDSDVRGLDLANDVEGYMASVGSAYVNLVGHSQGGIDVRKAARVLRERKGYTVVKTVVSVSSPHRGSPVAKYILDLRPGITSVLDALFRFYGNVVYAPGNDGYAAVKALIYNDADPNDGKTTGNKAFNIAYPVSPSYASHYASLVTAQSGASVNPALFLLKEFIFDIDGDGACTDDCDNDGAAGKGDGIRGEQDDDGLVGINSQQMGYRLRYTERLGLLDTISQDTSMGYVGNLNAPSATQMTSMSSVINQDHVDVIGIGPDTFDEMEFYAAIIDYIAKND; encoded by the coding sequence ATGAAGCAGCAGCCGACGCTGTTCCTCGCAGTCATGGCCTTGGGTTTCCTGGGTGTCGCCGCGCCGGCCCAGGCCGCGGAGAAGACGACGTATCCCGTGGTGTTCGCGCACGGGCTCGGGGGGTTCGACGACATCCTCGGGTACGACTACTGGGGTGACGACTACGGCACCTTCGTGGGGGACCCGTGTGACGGGTTCCTGGAGACGACGTGTAACGGGGACCTGGACAGTGGACAGCGCACCTTCGCCGCGGCGGTGCAGCCGGTGCAGGACTCCGACGTCCGAGGGCTGGACCTGGCCAACGACGTGGAGGGGTACATGGCCTCGGTGGGTTCGGCGTATGTGAACCTGGTGGGCCACTCGCAGGGCGGCATCGACGTGCGCAAGGCGGCGCGGGTGCTGCGCGAGCGCAAGGGCTACACGGTGGTGAAGACGGTGGTGAGCGTGTCCTCGCCGCACCGGGGCTCTCCGGTGGCCAAGTACATCCTGGACCTGCGCCCGGGCATCACCAGCGTGCTGGACGCGCTGTTCCGCTTCTATGGCAACGTCGTCTACGCGCCGGGCAATGACGGCTACGCGGCGGTGAAGGCGCTCATCTACAACGACGCGGACCCGAACGACGGCAAGACGACGGGCAACAAGGCGTTCAACATCGCGTATCCGGTCAGCCCCTCCTACGCGTCGCACTACGCCTCGCTGGTGACGGCGCAGAGCGGGGCCAGCGTGAATCCGGCGCTGTTCCTGCTGAAGGAGTTCATCTTCGACATCGACGGAGATGGCGCGTGCACGGATGACTGCGACAACGACGGCGCGGCCGGCAAGGGCGACGGCATCCGAGGGGAGCAGGACGACGACGGGCTCGTGGGCATCAACTCGCAGCAGATGGGCTACCGGCTGCGGTACACGGAGCGCCTGGGCCTGCTGGACACCATCTCCCAGGACACGTCGATGGGCTACGTGGGCAACCTCAACGCGCCCAGCGCGACGCAGATGACCTCCATGTCCAGCGTCATCAACCAGGACCACGTGGATGTGATTGGAATCGGACCGGACACGTTCGACGAGATGGAGTTCTACGCGGCCATCATCGACTACATCGCGAAGAACGACTGA
- a CDS encoding DoxX family membrane protein, producing MKPPMQDEATRNPAPHGARLEDRHLAHGVLRLVLGLNIAVHGAVRVSAPGAFADTLVQGFAGTLLPGWSVRVFALGLPFIELGVGLAILLGVRLRASLVAGGLVIAMLTFGESLRQQWSTVGLQLGYALAYFVLLLRAADARFTVDGWLASSRPGAR from the coding sequence GTGAAGCCCCCGATGCAAGACGAAGCCACGCGGAACCCGGCACCCCACGGCGCCCGGCTGGAGGACCGTCACCTCGCGCACGGGGTGCTGCGGCTGGTGCTGGGCCTGAACATCGCGGTGCACGGCGCGGTTCGGGTGAGTGCGCCCGGTGCCTTCGCGGACACCCTGGTGCAGGGCTTCGCGGGCACACTGCTTCCTGGATGGAGTGTGCGGGTCTTCGCCCTGGGCCTGCCCTTCATCGAGCTGGGCGTGGGCCTGGCCATCCTGCTCGGCGTGCGTCTGCGCGCGAGCCTGGTCGCGGGCGGCCTCGTCATCGCGATGCTGACCTTTGGAGAGTCCCTGCGGCAGCAGTGGAGCACCGTGGGCCTCCAGCTCGGCTACGCGCTCGCCTATTTCGTCCTCCTGCTGCGCGCGGCCGATGCCCGCTTCACCGTCGATGGCTGGCTTGCCTCTTCCCGCCCCGGCGCGCGCTGA
- a CDS encoding glycogen/starch/alpha-glucan phosphorylase: MASPAPSSQQPRSTTPSSSDDGGRTGSDASSMRRSFLDHVRYSRGKNYETSTAHDRFMALSLAVRDRLADRWVRTARTYYEKDAKRAYYLSAEYLLGRALGNNLLNLGMYESAAEAMREVGVDLTNLLEMEPDAGLGNGGLGRLAACFLDSLATLGYPGMGYGIRYEFGIFTQDIVDGYQVERADEWLKFGNPWEIVRPEKAVPVRFFGRVEHHQGPDGRPIARWVGGKTVVGVPYDTPIAGYHNDTVNTLRLWQARASEEFDLLLFNAGDYERSVVEKNDSEVISKVLYPNDAFQAGKELRLKQQYFFVACSIADIVRRYLKNHTDFREFPKKAAIQLNDTHPAIGVAELMRVLVDEKRLPWDEAWSITQAVFGYTNHTLLAEAMEKWPATLFERLLPRHLELIYEINQRFLRQVQIRYPYDQEKLRRMSLVEEGQEKKIRMAHLAVVGSHSINGVAALHTDLLRRDVLPDFAAMFPERFNNKTNGVTPRRWLAWCNPRLSKLITSRIGAGWATDLDKLRELETHAEDPAFRKAFREVKRANKEDLSRHLRDLRPVTLNPDAIFDVQIKRLHEYKRQLLDAIHIVTLWMRARRDPSTIIHPRAFIFGAKAAPGYHLAKLTIRLINGIAEVVNSDAGTTGLQVVFAPNYRVSLAERIIPAADVSEQISTAGMEASGTGNMKLMLNGALTLGTLDGANVEIREAVGDENFFLFGLTADEVIARKRAGYRPRDEYNQNLELRESLDLIATGFFSPEDRALYKPLVESLLEEDRYLVLADFASYAAKQDEVVRAYQDTEAWTRKCIINVARAGIFSSDRTIKQYAEEIWRIQQTPVEP, from the coding sequence ATGGCCTCTCCCGCTCCCTCTTCCCAGCAGCCGCGGTCCACCACGCCCAGCTCGAGCGACGACGGCGGTCGCACCGGAAGCGACGCGTCCTCCATGCGCCGCTCCTTCCTGGACCACGTGCGCTACTCGCGTGGGAAGAACTACGAGACGTCCACCGCGCATGACCGCTTCATGGCCCTGTCCCTGGCCGTTCGGGACAGGCTGGCCGACCGCTGGGTGCGCACCGCGCGCACCTACTACGAGAAGGACGCCAAGCGCGCCTACTATCTGTCGGCGGAGTACCTGCTGGGTCGGGCGCTCGGCAACAACCTGCTGAATCTGGGCATGTACGAGTCCGCCGCCGAGGCCATGCGGGAGGTGGGGGTGGACCTCACCAACCTCCTGGAGATGGAGCCGGACGCGGGCTTGGGCAACGGCGGCCTGGGCCGGCTGGCGGCGTGCTTCCTGGATTCGCTGGCGACGCTCGGCTACCCCGGCATGGGGTACGGCATCCGTTACGAGTTCGGCATCTTCACGCAGGACATCGTGGACGGCTACCAGGTGGAGCGCGCCGACGAGTGGCTCAAGTTCGGCAACCCCTGGGAAATCGTCCGGCCGGAGAAGGCCGTGCCGGTGCGCTTCTTCGGGCGCGTGGAGCACCACCAGGGCCCGGACGGCAGGCCCATTGCCCGGTGGGTGGGCGGCAAGACGGTGGTGGGGGTGCCCTACGACACGCCCATCGCCGGCTACCACAACGACACCGTCAACACGCTGCGGCTGTGGCAGGCGCGAGCGTCCGAGGAGTTCGACCTGCTGCTCTTCAACGCGGGCGACTACGAGCGCTCCGTGGTGGAGAAGAACGACTCGGAGGTCATCTCCAAGGTCCTCTACCCCAATGACGCGTTCCAGGCCGGCAAGGAGCTGCGGCTCAAGCAGCAGTACTTCTTCGTCGCCTGCTCCATCGCGGACATCGTCCGGCGCTACCTGAAGAACCACACGGACTTCAGGGAGTTCCCCAAGAAGGCCGCCATCCAGCTCAATGACACGCACCCGGCCATTGGCGTGGCGGAGCTGATGCGGGTGCTGGTGGACGAGAAGCGGCTGCCCTGGGACGAGGCGTGGTCGATTACCCAGGCGGTGTTCGGCTACACCAACCACACGCTCCTGGCGGAGGCGATGGAGAAGTGGCCGGCGACGCTGTTCGAGCGGCTGCTGCCCCGGCACCTGGAGCTCATCTACGAAATCAACCAGCGCTTCCTGCGGCAGGTGCAGATTCGCTACCCCTATGACCAGGAGAAGCTGCGGCGGATGAGCCTGGTGGAGGAAGGCCAGGAGAAGAAGATTCGCATGGCCCACCTCGCGGTGGTGGGCAGCCACAGCATCAACGGCGTGGCCGCGCTGCACACGGACCTCTTGCGACGGGACGTGCTGCCGGACTTCGCGGCCATGTTCCCGGAGCGGTTCAACAACAAGACCAACGGCGTGACACCGCGCCGGTGGCTCGCGTGGTGCAATCCGCGTCTGTCCAAGCTGATTACGTCGCGCATCGGCGCGGGCTGGGCCACGGACCTGGACAAGCTGCGGGAGCTGGAGACCCACGCGGAGGACCCGGCGTTCCGCAAGGCGTTCCGCGAGGTGAAGCGCGCGAACAAGGAGGACCTGTCGCGGCACCTGCGGGACTTGCGCCCGGTGACGCTCAACCCGGACGCCATCTTCGACGTCCAAATCAAGCGCCTGCACGAGTACAAGCGGCAGCTTTTGGATGCCATCCACATCGTCACGCTGTGGATGCGCGCGCGCAGGGACCCGAGCACCATCATCCACCCGCGCGCGTTCATCTTCGGCGCCAAGGCGGCGCCGGGCTACCACCTGGCGAAGCTGACCATCCGGCTCATCAACGGCATCGCGGAGGTGGTCAACAGCGACGCGGGGACCACGGGCCTCCAGGTGGTGTTCGCCCCCAACTACCGGGTGAGCCTGGCCGAGCGCATCATCCCCGCCGCCGACGTGTCCGAGCAGATTTCCACGGCCGGCATGGAGGCGTCCGGCACGGGCAACATGAAGCTGATGCTCAACGGCGCGTTGACGCTGGGCACGCTGGACGGCGCCAACGTGGAGATTCGCGAGGCGGTGGGCGACGAGAACTTCTTCCTCTTCGGCCTCACCGCGGACGAGGTCATCGCCCGGAAGCGCGCCGGCTACCGGCCGCGCGACGAGTACAACCAGAACCTGGAGCTGCGCGAGTCGCTGGACCTCATCGCCACCGGCTTCTTCTCCCCGGAGGACCGCGCCCTCTACAAGCCGCTGGTGGAGAGCCTGCTGGAGGAGGACCGCTACCTGGTGCTGGCGGACTTCGCGTCGTACGCGGCCAAGCAGGACGAGGTCGTCCGCGCCTACCAGGACACCGAGGCGTGGACGCGCAAGTGCATCATCAACGTGGCGCGCGCCGGCATCTTCTCCTCGGACCGCACCATCAAGCAGTACGCCGAGGAAATCTGGCGCATCCAGCAGACGCCCGTGGAGCCGTAG
- a CDS encoding M23 family metallopeptidase: MRIAPLCLLAALLAGASSEAAVRYEIKNRRIEPRQTLAGALHEAQLPDTQVTAVIAALEGVFDFRKSRVGDQFRLVLRNGELDFFDYRQSMVDEWQVRRDGEKYVGSKRAIEVEKQVAVVALEIQTSLYEAAVDAGEDPAIGMVLADVFAWDIDFYRDVRKGDTARALVEKFVSKGRVLRYGEVLAAQYTGGLVGPKKVFRYVLPDGQPNYFQEDGASAKKTFLKSPLKYAHVTSKFGSRFHPVLQYLKNHNGVDYGTPIGTPVWAVADGTVTQAAYSGAAGNMVVLRHANGYETQYMHLSKFGEGIRVGSRVSQKQVIAYSGNTGRSTGPHLHFGMKRGGGYTNPLNQKFPRADPLPKTLLPDFLAKAQELAGQMEAVSVAAVAGQAPAAP; the protein is encoded by the coding sequence ATGCGAATCGCCCCCCTCTGCTTGCTGGCCGCCCTGCTGGCCGGGGCCTCCTCGGAGGCCGCCGTCCGGTACGAAATCAAGAACCGCCGCATCGAGCCGCGCCAGACACTGGCGGGCGCCCTGCATGAGGCCCAGCTCCCGGACACCCAGGTCACCGCGGTCATCGCGGCGCTGGAAGGCGTGTTCGACTTCCGCAAGTCCCGCGTGGGCGACCAGTTCCGCCTGGTCCTGCGCAATGGCGAGCTGGACTTCTTCGACTACCGCCAGAGCATGGTCGACGAGTGGCAGGTGCGCCGCGACGGCGAGAAGTACGTGGGCAGCAAGCGCGCCATCGAAGTCGAGAAGCAGGTGGCCGTCGTCGCGCTGGAAATCCAGACGTCGCTCTACGAGGCCGCCGTGGACGCGGGCGAGGACCCGGCCATCGGCATGGTGCTGGCGGACGTGTTCGCGTGGGACATCGACTTCTACCGGGACGTGCGCAAGGGCGACACCGCGCGCGCCCTGGTCGAGAAGTTCGTCTCCAAGGGCCGCGTGCTGCGCTACGGCGAGGTGCTCGCCGCCCAGTACACGGGAGGACTCGTGGGCCCCAAGAAGGTCTTCCGCTACGTGCTGCCGGACGGCCAGCCCAACTACTTCCAGGAGGACGGCGCCAGCGCGAAGAAGACCTTCCTCAAGAGCCCGCTGAAGTACGCCCACGTCACCAGCAAGTTCGGCTCCCGCTTCCACCCCGTGCTCCAGTACCTGAAGAACCACAACGGCGTGGACTACGGGACGCCCATCGGCACGCCCGTGTGGGCCGTGGCGGACGGCACGGTGACGCAGGCGGCGTACTCCGGCGCCGCCGGCAACATGGTCGTCCTGCGCCACGCGAACGGCTACGAGACGCAGTACATGCACCTGTCCAAGTTCGGCGAGGGCATCCGCGTGGGCTCGCGCGTCAGCCAGAAGCAGGTCATCGCCTACTCCGGCAACACCGGCCGCTCCACGGGCCCCCACCTGCACTTCGGCATGAAGCGCGGCGGCGGCTACACCAACCCGCTCAACCAGAAGTTCCCCCGCGCGGACCCGCTGCCCAAGACGCTGCTGCCGGACTTCCTGGCCAAGGCCCAGGAGCTCGCCGGCCAGATGGAGGCCGTCTCCGTGGCCGCCGTCGCGGGCCAGGCCCCGGCGGCGCCCTGA
- a CDS encoding TIGR02265 family protein, with protein MAFEKNDLDQRLALVRPEDTVRGLIFNAVLLLAERQLGPDVASRLREPIFKRSPVDFFSYPAVDAIRLLYSTSEALARTGRFGTQEEAVRACGAAAVTGFFSSTVGQTLTRLIGKGDPKRLLSNAPTAYSTLVSYGRREYTVVTERHVRLSFHGDMQPVQFHEGVLQEALKAIQCKGTVVGTPHGYFAADYDIVWE; from the coding sequence ATGGCCTTTGAGAAGAATGACCTGGACCAGCGGCTTGCGCTGGTGCGGCCGGAAGACACGGTCCGCGGCCTCATCTTCAACGCGGTGTTGCTGCTGGCGGAGCGGCAGTTGGGGCCGGACGTGGCCTCGCGGCTGCGTGAGCCCATCTTCAAGCGCTCACCGGTGGACTTCTTCTCCTACCCCGCGGTGGACGCCATCCGGTTGCTGTACTCCACGTCGGAGGCCCTCGCGAGGACCGGGCGCTTCGGCACCCAGGAGGAGGCCGTCCGGGCGTGTGGCGCCGCCGCCGTCACCGGCTTCTTCTCCTCCACCGTGGGCCAGACGCTGACGCGGCTGATTGGAAAGGGCGACCCCAAGCGCCTGCTGTCCAACGCGCCCACCGCGTACTCCACGCTCGTGAGCTATGGCCGCCGGGAGTACACCGTCGTGACGGAGCGCCACGTGCGGCTGTCCTTCCACGGGGACATGCAGCCGGTGCAGTTCCACGAAGGGGTGTTGCAGGAGGCGCTCAAGGCCATCCAGTGCAAGGGCACCGTCGTGGGCACCCCTCATGGCTACTTCGCGGCGGACTACGACATCGTCTGGGAGTAG
- a CDS encoding LysR family transcriptional regulator yields the protein MASRDLFESLKTFVEVARAGSLAGAARVLRRAPSAVSRELGALEERLGTELVRRTTRRLQLTAAGERYLTHARGILESLDEAERDLQEHGVPRGALRVSAPTVFGPAVLVPWVEAFLRAHPEVSVELVLEDALVDLMQGGVDVAVRIAPRLESSALMQRRLGLQPYVLCASPAYLRERGTPRRARDLSQHEVLVPMRGPSARPLELQHAGRTQEVRLGRSRFRSNSLPALHVAARNGLGIASLPEYLVAPELESGALTRVLPPLRPMPRHISAVYLRRAAMPAHVRAFLDFIADRAARSFPARD from the coding sequence GTGGCGAGCCGAGACCTCTTCGAGTCCCTGAAGACCTTCGTGGAAGTGGCGCGCGCGGGCAGCCTGGCGGGCGCGGCGCGGGTGCTGCGGCGTGCCCCATCCGCCGTGAGCCGGGAGCTGGGGGCGCTGGAGGAACGGCTGGGCACGGAGCTGGTGCGGCGCACGACGCGCAGGCTCCAGCTCACCGCCGCGGGGGAGCGCTACCTGACGCACGCGCGCGGCATCCTCGAGTCATTGGACGAGGCGGAGCGGGACCTCCAGGAGCACGGCGTGCCGCGCGGCGCGCTGCGGGTCTCCGCGCCCACCGTCTTCGGCCCAGCGGTCCTCGTGCCCTGGGTGGAGGCGTTCCTGCGCGCGCACCCGGAGGTGAGCGTGGAGCTGGTGCTCGAGGACGCGCTGGTGGACCTGATGCAAGGCGGTGTGGACGTGGCGGTGCGAATCGCCCCGCGCCTCGAGTCGAGCGCCCTGATGCAGCGGAGGCTGGGCCTCCAGCCCTATGTCCTGTGCGCGAGCCCGGCGTACTTGCGTGAGCGGGGTACACCTCGGCGCGCCCGGGACTTGAGCCAACACGAGGTGTTGGTGCCGATGAGAGGGCCCTCGGCGCGGCCCCTGGAGCTGCAGCACGCCGGGCGCACACAGGAGGTCCGCCTGGGCCGGAGCCGCTTTCGCAGCAACAGCCTGCCCGCGCTCCACGTCGCCGCGCGCAACGGGCTGGGGATTGCGTCGCTGCCCGAGTACCTCGTGGCCCCGGAGCTGGAGTCCGGCGCGCTGACCCGGGTGCTGCCCCCCCTCAGGCCGATGCCTCGCCACATCTCCGCGGTGTACCTGCGCCGGGCCGCCATGCCCGCGCACGTGCGGGCCTTCCTGGACTTCATCGCGGACCGCGCGGCGCGGAGCTTTCCGGCGCGCGACTGA